In Devosia litorisediminis, one genomic interval encodes:
- a CDS encoding LacI family DNA-binding transcriptional regulator has product MIPTLKDVAERAGVSRSAVSRCFTEGASVSKKMRIKVEKAAAELGYSPNFLARSLTTRRTKLIGLVVSNFKNPFFLQVFDLFTLGLQERGLRPLLVNLSNETDPAHSVQMLRQYSVDGVIVASSTLPQDFAKAFRAAAIPVVHTFGQKSGSPEVHVVGIDNEYCGQMAAQEFLARGYTNVGFLGGPETASSTRDRWQGFATELRKHTNVRASCTYAKAYSFPAGREAMTKLLAEKPAQAYFCADDVISLGALSAMRDAGLRVPQDIGVLGLNDMEIAGWESVNLTTIHQPVEDIVNSSIELIESLLANPDRRPEARTFACRIVERGTLRPRT; this is encoded by the coding sequence ATGATACCGACGCTCAAGGACGTGGCTGAACGCGCCGGGGTTTCCCGTTCGGCCGTCTCGCGTTGCTTCACCGAAGGCGCGTCGGTCTCCAAGAAGATGCGCATCAAGGTTGAGAAGGCCGCCGCCGAACTTGGCTACAGCCCAAATTTTCTGGCGCGCAGCCTGACCACCCGCCGCACCAAGCTCATCGGTCTGGTGGTCAGCAACTTCAAGAACCCGTTCTTCCTGCAGGTGTTCGACCTGTTCACCCTGGGACTCCAGGAACGAGGCCTGAGGCCGCTGCTGGTAAACCTATCCAATGAGACCGACCCGGCACATTCTGTACAGATGCTGCGGCAATACTCAGTAGACGGCGTCATTGTTGCATCGTCCACACTGCCCCAGGATTTCGCCAAGGCGTTCCGCGCTGCGGCAATACCGGTCGTGCACACTTTCGGGCAGAAGTCGGGATCGCCCGAAGTTCATGTCGTGGGCATCGACAATGAATATTGCGGCCAGATGGCCGCCCAGGAATTCCTGGCGCGTGGCTACACAAATGTAGGCTTTCTGGGCGGTCCCGAGACGGCCTCATCGACTAGGGATCGCTGGCAGGGTTTCGCCACCGAGCTGCGCAAACACACCAATGTCAGGGCGTCCTGCACTTACGCAAAGGCCTATAGCTTTCCCGCGGGGCGCGAAGCGATGACCAAACTGCTCGCAGAGAAACCAGCACAGGCCTATTTCTGTGCCGACGACGTCATCTCGCTGGGCGCTCTGAGCGCCATGCGCGACGCTGGGCTGCGCGTACCCCAGGATATTGGCGTACTGGGCCTGAACGATATGGAAATAGCCGGCTGGGAATCGGTTAACCTGACCACCATTCATCAGCCCGTCGAAGACATCGTCAATTCCTCGATCGAGCTGATCGAGTCCTTGCTGGCAAACCCGGATCGACGCCCCGAGGCGCGCACCTTTGCCTGCCGGATTGTAGAGCGCGGGACCTTGCGACCCCGCACTTGA
- a CDS encoding sugar ABC transporter substrate-binding protein, producing MKSMFKALALTALVAVAPLASATVAQAEGEKYILVSHAPDSDSWWNTIKNGVALAGEQMGVEVEYRNPPTGDLGDMARIIDQAAASGPNGIITTLADYDVLSGPIRAAVDQGINVIIINSGSAEQAREVGAMMFVGQPEYDAGYAAGLRAKGDGVESFVCVNHVISNAAVAERCRGFADGLGIDLGESMIDVGQDPAEIKNRVMAYLSANPDVDAIITLGPTSADPTILALEENGMAGEIYFGTFDLGTEIVNAIKSGVIEWGIDQQPFLQAYLPVVIMTNYDRYGVLPGNNINSGPGFVTKDGLEMVEKYAGEYR from the coding sequence ATGAAGTCGATGTTTAAGGCCCTCGCGCTGACGGCCCTGGTTGCGGTTGCCCCACTCGCCTCAGCGACTGTGGCGCAAGCCGAAGGTGAGAAGTACATTCTGGTCAGCCACGCACCGGACTCCGATAGCTGGTGGAATACAATCAAAAATGGCGTGGCGCTTGCGGGCGAGCAGATGGGTGTTGAGGTCGAGTACCGCAATCCGCCAACAGGCGATCTTGGCGACATGGCCCGGATCATCGATCAGGCCGCGGCCTCAGGGCCCAACGGGATCATCACCACACTGGCCGATTATGACGTGCTCAGTGGCCCCATCCGTGCCGCGGTCGATCAGGGCATCAATGTCATCATCATTAATTCAGGCTCTGCAGAACAGGCACGCGAAGTTGGCGCGATGATGTTTGTGGGGCAGCCTGAGTACGATGCGGGCTATGCTGCCGGTCTGCGTGCCAAGGGCGATGGTGTTGAGAGTTTCGTCTGTGTGAACCACGTGATCTCCAACGCTGCGGTGGCTGAGCGCTGCCGTGGATTTGCTGATGGTCTTGGTATTGATCTGGGCGAGTCGATGATCGACGTTGGCCAGGATCCAGCTGAAATCAAGAACCGCGTGATGGCCTATCTTTCGGCCAATCCCGACGTTGATGCGATTATCACGCTTGGGCCAACCTCGGCTGATCCGACAATCCTGGCGCTTGAAGAAAACGGCATGGCTGGCGAAATCTACTTCGGTACTTTCGATCTGGGCACCGAAATCGTCAACGCCATCAAGTCGGGCGTTATCGAGTGGGGTATCGACCAGCAGCCCTTCCTGCAGGCCTACCTGCCAGTGGTGATCATGACCAATTATGATCGGTATGGCGTTCTGCCAGGCAATAACATCAATTCGGGCCCCGGTTTTGTCACCAAGGACGGCCTCGAAATGGTTGAAAAGTACGCTGGTGAGTACCGCTAG
- a CDS encoding ABC transporter permease, giving the protein MSDPVQSGSDDERVKSTSPLRKALLRPELGAIFGTMVVFAMFALLASDSGMFSAAGILNWSTVSAQFAIIAVGACLLMIAGEFDLSIGSMIGFAGMSIALLAVTFGWPMWAAILVTFGVCLAIGALNGFIVVKTGLPSFIVTLALLFILRGFTIFVPQTLERKTIIGGIREAAEGDWVASLFGGKILQPLFSWMGDNGWIEVYDRGINAGKPIVDGIPALVVWALVLIVFAHVLLTRTRFGNWIFASGGDARAASYVGVPVNRVKILMFVFTAFCATVLATCQVMEFGSAGADRGVLKEFEAIISVVIGGALLTGGYGSIIGAGLGALIFGVVQQGLFFAGVESSLFRVFLGLILLLAVVLNTYIRRLITGER; this is encoded by the coding sequence ATGTCGGATCCGGTACAATCTGGTTCAGACGACGAACGCGTCAAATCCACGTCGCCTTTGCGCAAAGCACTGCTGAGGCCTGAACTGGGCGCCATATTTGGCACCATGGTGGTATTCGCCATGTTTGCCTTGCTGGCTTCCGATTCAGGGATGTTCTCGGCGGCGGGCATTTTGAACTGGTCCACCGTGTCAGCACAGTTTGCCATTATCGCGGTAGGCGCCTGCCTGCTGATGATTGCGGGCGAGTTTGACCTGTCGATTGGCTCGATGATCGGTTTTGCCGGCATGTCGATCGCGCTGTTGGCTGTAACCTTTGGTTGGCCCATGTGGGCCGCGATCCTGGTGACATTCGGGGTCTGCCTAGCCATTGGCGCGCTGAACGGTTTCATCGTGGTCAAGACAGGGCTGCCCAGTTTCATCGTTACGCTGGCGCTGTTGTTCATTCTGCGTGGCTTTACGATTTTCGTGCCACAGACGCTCGAGCGTAAGACCATCATTGGTGGCATTCGCGAGGCGGCGGAGGGCGATTGGGTTGCCTCGCTGTTTGGGGGCAAAATCCTGCAGCCGCTCTTCTCGTGGATGGGCGATAATGGCTGGATCGAGGTCTATGACCGCGGGATCAATGCCGGAAAACCCATTGTGGACGGGATTCCCGCACTGGTTGTGTGGGCCCTGGTGTTGATCGTGTTTGCTCATGTGCTGCTGACTCGCACCCGTTTCGGCAACTGGATCTTCGCTTCTGGCGGTGACGCCCGGGCGGCCAGCTATGTTGGTGTGCCGGTCAATCGCGTCAAAATCCTGATGTTCGTTTTCACGGCCTTCTGCGCCACCGTGCTGGCAACGTGTCAGGTCATGGAGTTCGGTTCTGCGGGCGCCGACCGCGGGGTGCTCAAGGAGTTCGAGGCGATTATTTCAGTGGTGATCGGCGGCGCTTTGCTGACCGGCGGCTATGGCTCGATTATCGGGGCAGGGCTTGGCGCGCTGATTTTTGGCGTCGTGCAGCAGGGATTGTTCTTTGCTGGCGTCGAAAGCTCGCTGTTCCGGGTGTTCCTGGGCCTTATTCTTCTGCTGGCTGTGGTGTTGAACACCTATATCCGCCGCCTGATTACCGGGGAGCGCTAG
- a CDS encoding ATP-binding cassette domain-containing protein → MTKPVIEMKNIEKHFGQIIALAGVSLEVMAGECHCLLGDNGAGKSTFIKTMSGVHKPTKGEILLDGAPMNFTTPRDAIDAGIATVYQDLAMIPLMSISRNFFMGNEPLTGRGPFKFFDHDLANEVTMSEMRKMGINLRGPDQAVGTLSGGERQTVAIARAVYFGARVLILDEPTSALGVRQTSNVLATIDKVRKKGVAVVFITHNVRHAMAVGDRFTVLNRGQTLGTAPRGEISSEELQDLMAGGQELAVLEGSLSGTV, encoded by the coding sequence ATGACCAAACCCGTTATCGAGATGAAGAATATCGAGAAGCACTTTGGCCAGATTATCGCTCTGGCCGGGGTCTCGCTTGAGGTGATGGCCGGCGAATGTCATTGCCTGCTTGGGGACAATGGGGCCGGCAAGTCGACCTTCATCAAGACCATGTCTGGAGTGCACAAGCCAACCAAGGGCGAGATCCTGCTCGATGGTGCGCCGATGAACTTCACCACGCCACGCGATGCCATCGATGCCGGCATCGCCACTGTGTATCAGGATCTTGCGATGATCCCGCTGATGTCGATCAGCCGCAACTTCTTCATGGGCAACGAGCCCCTGACGGGGCGGGGGCCTTTCAAGTTCTTCGACCATGATCTGGCCAATGAGGTCACCATGAGCGAAATGCGCAAGATGGGCATCAATCTGCGCGGGCCGGATCAGGCGGTGGGGACGCTTTCGGGTGGCGAACGCCAGACCGTAGCAATCGCGCGCGCGGTGTATTTCGGCGCCCGGGTGCTGATCCTCGACGAACCGACCTCGGCGCTGGGTGTGCGGCAGACCTCCAATGTGCTGGCGACCATCGACAAGGTGCGCAAGAAGGGCGTGGCTGTGGTGTTCATCACCCATAATGTGCGCCACGCGATGGCCGTTGGGGACCGGTTCACCGTCCTCAACCGCGGCCAGACGCTAGGCACCGCGCCGCGGGGTGAAATCAGCTCCGAGGAGTTGCAGGACCTGATGGCTGGTGGGCAGGAACTGGCTGTGCTCGAAGGTTCATTGAGCGGCACTGTCTGA
- a CDS encoding ABC transporter ATP-binding protein, translating into MLELDSITKVVGAQTHISDVSLRLERGTLNVLLGPTLSGKTSLMRLMAGLDKPTHGRLSFDGVDVTGVPPQKRDIAMVFQQFINYPTMTVYENIASPMRVAGADKKAIDEAVQSAAELMKLTPYLQRTPLNLSGGQQQRCALARAIVKNAGLVLLDEPLANLDYKLREELRAELPRIFAEAGTIFVYATTEPSEALLLGGNTATLSEGCITQFGKTIDVFRQPRDLITAKTFSDPPLNIITMRKAGTSFQIEGGFGFAVPPHLVSIPDGTYTIGFQPHHLSLTPANAASVAINASVTAMEITGSESFVHLRYVDARWVMLTSGVHDFDVDSQIEVFLDPQLLLVFDEQGRSVTTSQPNATGEARNGTN; encoded by the coding sequence TTGCTCGAACTCGACAGCATTACCAAGGTGGTCGGCGCACAGACCCATATAAGCGATGTGTCGCTAAGGCTGGAGCGCGGGACGCTGAACGTGCTGCTGGGCCCGACATTGTCGGGCAAGACCAGCTTGATGCGCCTGATGGCAGGGTTGGACAAGCCTACACATGGCCGACTGAGTTTTGACGGTGTCGATGTGACGGGGGTGCCACCACAGAAGCGTGACATCGCCATGGTGTTTCAGCAGTTCATCAACTACCCCACCATGACCGTCTATGAGAATATTGCCTCGCCGATGCGCGTGGCCGGGGCCGACAAAAAGGCGATCGACGAAGCGGTACAGAGCGCCGCTGAACTGATGAAGCTGACACCCTACCTGCAGCGGACACCGTTGAACCTGTCGGGTGGTCAGCAACAGCGCTGCGCGCTGGCGCGTGCCATTGTCAAGAATGCCGGTCTGGTGCTGCTTGATGAGCCACTTGCCAATCTCGATTACAAATTACGCGAAGAATTGCGCGCGGAACTGCCGCGCATCTTTGCTGAGGCTGGCACGATCTTCGTCTACGCTACGACCGAACCATCGGAGGCGCTCTTGCTGGGCGGCAATACGGCCACCCTGTCGGAGGGGTGTATCACCCAGTTCGGCAAGACCATCGATGTTTTCCGGCAGCCGCGTGACCTGATCACAGCGAAGACCTTTTCCGACCCGCCGCTCAATATCATTACCATGCGCAAGGCGGGCACGTCGTTTCAGATTGAGGGGGGCTTCGGCTTTGCCGTGCCGCCGCATCTGGTCAGCATCCCTGATGGTACCTACACGATCGGCTTCCAGCCACATCATTTATCGCTGACCCCCGCCAATGCCGCATCGGTGGCAATCAACGCCAGTGTGACGGCCATGGAAATTACCGGATCAGAGAGCTTTGTGCATTTGCGCTATGTCGATGCGCGCTGGGTCATGCTGACCTCGGGTGTTCATGACTTTGATGTCGATTCACAGATTGAAGTGTTTCTGGATCCGCAATTGCTGCTGGTCTTCGACGAGCAGGGGCGTTCCGTGACCACTAGCCAACCAAACGCTACAGGGGAGGCGCGCAATGGCACGAATTGA
- a CDS encoding ABC transporter ATP-binding protein encodes MARIDLDHIRHSYLPNPKSDADFALKEVHHQWDDGGAYALLGPSGCGKTSLLNIISGLVHPSRGRILFDGMDVTALTPEQRNIAQVFQFPVIYDTMTVYDNLAFPLRNRRFAEDDIKRKVTETLEMIDLSDLAHRKARGLTADQKQKISLGRGLVRSDVNAILFDEPLTVIDPHMKWVLRSQLKQLHKRFGHTMVYVTHDQTEALTFADKVMVMYEGVIVQIGTPSELFERPSHTFVGYFIGSPGMNVFPVALDGAVARLGNQSVDLPGSARVEAGAKTELGVRPEYVQVGRQGLPITIHAVEDIGRHKIVRARLDGLDLAAIVPEHGEIPADPHITFDPKGINIYANSWRQDLRG; translated from the coding sequence ATGGCACGAATTGATCTCGACCATATCCGCCACTCCTATCTCCCCAACCCCAAGAGCGATGCCGACTTTGCGCTCAAGGAAGTCCATCACCAATGGGATGATGGCGGCGCCTACGCCCTGCTCGGTCCCTCAGGGTGTGGCAAGACCAGCCTGCTGAACATTATTTCGGGACTGGTTCACCCCTCGCGCGGCCGTATTCTGTTCGACGGCATGGATGTGACGGCGCTGACGCCTGAACAACGCAACATCGCCCAGGTTTTCCAGTTCCCCGTGATCTACGACACCATGACGGTGTACGATAATCTGGCGTTTCCGTTGCGAAACCGGCGGTTCGCCGAGGACGATATCAAGCGCAAGGTCACCGAGACGCTTGAGATGATCGATCTGTCTGATCTGGCGCATCGGAAGGCGCGCGGCCTGACCGCTGATCAGAAGCAGAAAATCTCGCTGGGCCGTGGTCTGGTGCGCTCTGACGTCAACGCCATCCTGTTCGATGAACCACTCACGGTGATCGATCCGCACATGAAATGGGTGCTGCGCAGCCAGCTCAAGCAGCTGCACAAGCGCTTTGGCCACACCATGGTCTATGTCACCCACGATCAGACCGAGGCGCTGACCTTCGCTGACAAGGTGATGGTGATGTATGAAGGAGTTATCGTGCAGATCGGCACGCCGTCGGAACTGTTCGAGCGCCCAAGCCATACCTTTGTTGGTTATTTCATCGGCTCGCCCGGCATGAATGTGTTTCCGGTAGCCTTGGACGGCGCCGTGGCGCGCCTTGGCAATCAGAGCGTTGATCTGCCCGGCTCAGCCAGGGTCGAAGCGGGTGCAAAGACCGAACTCGGTGTTCGACCGGAGTATGTCCAAGTTGGGCGCCAAGGGCTGCCGATCACGATTCATGCGGTGGAGGATATCGGTCGCCACAAGATCGTGCGGGCCCGGCTCGACGGTCTCGATCTGGCCGCCATAGTTCCTGAACACGGTGAGATCCCTGCTGATCCACACATCACCTTCGATCCGAAGGGCATCAATATCTACGCCAATTCCTGGCGCCAGGACTTGAGGGGCTGA
- a CDS encoding carbohydrate ABC transporter permease, translating into MERSWNNRAWFLVLPMLVLVAFSAIIPLMTVVNYSVQDTFGNNQFFWAGLEWFEEVLHSDRFWNALGRNLIFSGLILAIEVPLGILIALNMPKKGLGVTVCLVLMSLPLLIPWNVVGTIWQVFGRVDIGLLGHTLAGLGIDYNYVQDPFDAWVTVVLMDVWHWTSLVVLLCYAGLVSIPDAYYQAAKIDGASRWSVFRFIQLPKMQRVLLIAVLLRFMDSFMIYTEPFVVTGGGPGNSTTFLSIDLVKIAIGQFDLGPAAAMSLIYFMIVLLMSWVFYTVMTNLGQGDDR; encoded by the coding sequence ATGGAAAGAAGCTGGAACAACAGAGCCTGGTTTCTGGTGCTGCCGATGCTGGTGCTGGTGGCATTCTCGGCGATCATTCCGCTGATGACGGTGGTCAACTATTCGGTGCAGGACACTTTCGGCAATAACCAGTTCTTCTGGGCGGGGCTGGAGTGGTTTGAGGAAGTGCTGCACTCGGATCGCTTCTGGAATGCGCTGGGGCGCAATCTGATTTTTTCCGGTCTGATCCTGGCCATTGAAGTGCCGCTGGGCATCCTGATTGCGCTCAACATGCCCAAAAAGGGTCTGGGGGTGACGGTCTGTCTGGTGCTGATGTCGCTGCCATTGCTGATCCCGTGGAACGTGGTGGGGACCATCTGGCAGGTATTCGGCCGTGTCGATATTGGCTTGCTTGGCCATACGCTGGCTGGGCTGGGTATCGACTACAACTATGTGCAGGACCCCTTTGATGCCTGGGTCACGGTGGTGCTGATGGACGTCTGGCACTGGACCAGCCTTGTCGTACTGCTTTGCTATGCCGGTCTGGTCTCGATCCCGGATGCCTATTACCAAGCGGCCAAAATTGATGGCGCCTCGCGCTGGTCGGTCTTCCGGTTCATTCAACTGCCCAAGATGCAACGCGTGCTGCTGATCGCCGTGCTGCTGCGTTTCATGGATTCGTTCATGATCTACACCGAGCCCTTCGTGGTGACGGGCGGCGGGCCGGGCAATTCGACGACCTTCCTGTCCATTGATCTGGTGAAGATAGCAATTGGGCAGTTTGACCTTGGCCCTGCTGCCGCGATGTCGCTGATCTACTTCATGATCGTGCTGCTGATGAGCTGGGTGTTCTATACCGTCATGACCAATCTGGGGCAGGGAGACGACCGATGA